In the bacterium genome, one interval contains:
- the rlmB gene encoding 23S rRNA (guanosine(2251)-2'-O)-methyltransferase RlmB, whose amino-acid sequence MARRKRRPSAPFDIVVGRNSVLAALGAGTRTVHTVIVDRTGGGEAVDEIRRLAREVGAELNVVANRELTELAGGDFHQGVAAYVAKKQTPAWEELVAESRGGKPFVVLDHVEDPRNLGSVVRSAAAFGAGGVFFPPRRQVQVTPSVAKVAEGGLEYVPVVPVANVAQFLRQVKEAEIWCYGLEADGEARMDELEFGRGAAFVLGGEGVGLSAAARRECDAVVAIPLAGNVPSLNVAAAAAVTLYEFRRQHPLAGAVDRKG is encoded by the coding sequence GTGGCGCGTCGCAAACGCCGCCCGAGCGCGCCTTTCGACATCGTGGTAGGCCGGAACAGCGTTCTGGCGGCGCTCGGGGCCGGGACGCGTACCGTGCACACGGTGATAGTGGACCGTACCGGCGGCGGCGAAGCGGTGGATGAGATAAGGCGGCTCGCCCGGGAGGTGGGCGCGGAATTAAACGTGGTCGCGAATCGGGAGCTGACGGAACTCGCGGGCGGAGATTTTCACCAGGGCGTCGCCGCGTACGTCGCTAAAAAACAGACGCCGGCCTGGGAGGAGCTCGTGGCCGAGTCGCGGGGCGGAAAGCCGTTCGTGGTGCTGGACCACGTGGAGGACCCACGCAATTTAGGCTCGGTCGTCCGCTCGGCGGCGGCGTTCGGCGCGGGAGGCGTCTTCTTCCCGCCTCGACGCCAGGTTCAGGTTACCCCTTCGGTAGCCAAAGTGGCGGAGGGCGGTTTGGAATACGTGCCGGTGGTACCGGTGGCCAACGTCGCTCAGTTTTTGCGGCAAGTAAAAGAGGCAGAGATTTGGTGTTACGGTTTGGAAGCGGACGGCGAGGCGCGGATGGATGAGCTCGAGTTCGGCCGGGGCGCGGCGTTCGTCCTCGGCGGCGAGGGCGTAGGCCTGAGCGCGGCGGCGCGGAGGGAGTGCGACGCCGTCGTGGCCATCCCGCTCGCCGGCAACGTACCGTCGCTAAACGTGGCCGCCGCGGCGGCCGTAACCCTTTACGAGTTCCGACGCCAGCACCCGCTGGCCGGGGCCGTAGATCGAAAGGGGTAA
- a CDS encoding DsrE/DsrF/DrsH-like family protein: MVDEKKRKMALVLCAGELDRALACMNIAVGGASMGMEVAVFCTFFGLNAVRKDGVAPAPAPGEEPKRIGLFGARALRRAFAYLNPGGGKYMNPSRFSFWGLGRRLTARLMRDSRMANLDELIKLGASLGVRFIACTTSLEALGTPRANVRPEVTEFAGVATFLAEALESDVHLFI, from the coding sequence ATGGTCGACGAGAAGAAGAGAAAGATGGCGTTGGTGTTGTGCGCCGGGGAGCTGGACCGCGCGCTGGCCTGTATGAATATCGCCGTCGGCGGCGCGTCGATGGGTATGGAGGTGGCCGTCTTCTGCACCTTCTTCGGCCTGAACGCCGTCCGCAAGGACGGCGTGGCGCCGGCGCCCGCGCCCGGGGAGGAGCCGAAGCGTATCGGCCTCTTCGGCGCCCGAGCCCTCCGGCGGGCGTTCGCTTATCTTAACCCGGGCGGCGGCAAGTACATGAACCCGAGCCGGTTCTCGTTTTGGGGTTTGGGCCGGCGGTTGACGGCGCGGCTGATGCGCGACTCGCGTATGGCGAACCTCGACGAGCTTATCAAGCTGGGCGCGAGTTTGGGCGTACGGTTCATCGCGTGCACGACGTCGCTCGAGGCGCTGGGTACCCCGCGCGCCAACGTGCGGCCGGAGGTAACGGAATTCGCGGGCGTGGCGACCTTTCTGGCCGAGGCGCTCGAGAGCGACGTACATCTTTTCATTTAA
- a CDS encoding OmpW family outer membrane protein produces the protein MKRTVLPALLSIALASTASAGRLGFGLGVTIFKPAEEDSSYTPMFTGNGYYWVNKHVVPSLEVGYARYSLNDTTYNFMPIIPRVAYHFVLTKNFDPYAGLGLVYARKWWSGALEGSDNMWGYAGSVGLNVAATKNLGLGVGVEYVVPDAGNFDSGYPAFRFSLGAGGF, from the coding sequence ATGAAACGGACCGTCCTTCCGGCCTTATTGAGTATCGCGCTGGCGTCCACGGCCTCGGCCGGGCGCCTCGGCTTCGGCCTGGGCGTAACTATCTTCAAACCGGCGGAAGAGGACTCTTCGTACACGCCGATGTTTACCGGGAACGGCTATTACTGGGTGAATAAACACGTCGTGCCGTCGCTCGAGGTCGGCTACGCGCGCTATTCTCTTAACGATACGACGTACAACTTCATGCCTATAATCCCGCGCGTGGCCTATCACTTCGTATTGACGAAGAATTTCGACCCGTACGCCGGCCTGGGGCTGGTCTACGCCCGGAAATGGTGGAGCGGCGCGCTCGAAGGTTCGGACAATATGTGGGGGTACGCCGGCTCGGTCGGGTTAAACGTCGCGGCGACGAAGAACTTGGGCCTGGGCGTCGGCGTGGAGTACGTCGTTCCCGACGCCGGCAATTTCGACAGCGGGTACCCCGCGTTCAGGTTCAGCCTCGGCGCCGGCGGTTTCTAA
- a CDS encoding sulfurtransferase TusA family protein: MADKTVDCIGLYCPVPIARAAEAIGGVAEGETVTILADDPGVENDFPNWCRVTGHELVSLEEADEGYKIVIRKRSAAGGG; this comes from the coding sequence ATGGCCGATAAAACCGTGGATTGCATAGGGCTCTACTGCCCGGTGCCCATCGCCCGGGCGGCGGAGGCGATAGGAGGCGTCGCGGAGGGCGAGACGGTTACGATCCTGGCCGACGACCCGGGCGTGGAGAACGACTTCCCGAATTGGTGCCGCGTGACCGGCCACGAGCTGGTCTCGTTGGAGGAGGCCGACGAGGGGTACAAGATAGTTATCCGCAAGAGGTCGGCGGCCGGCGGCGGGTAG
- a CDS encoding tetratricopeptide repeat protein, whose translation MRKFAIYGFVALAAAAGATQTTPEAAAFFNDGVAKTNAGRYEEAVAAFEKSLTEDPNLVEAHEWIAHILILQGDYDGAIERYQRIVARNPSTDSKVSLGLAYLRVGDVDMAAKTLSNAVAADPDHCKGWNNLSIAYLRQGKVADARAAAERAVALEPSFASAHVNLGNVELREGDAAAAVAAFEKAIALDAAQAEAYYGLAEAYKYLGEEGKAGDYYVRYLKRAGRDQARREAAVKWLWEHGRGVEVPK comes from the coding sequence ATGAGGAAATTTGCCATATACGGTTTTGTGGCTTTAGCGGCCGCGGCCGGGGCGACGCAGACGACGCCCGAGGCCGCGGCTTTCTTCAACGACGGCGTCGCGAAGACGAACGCGGGCCGCTACGAGGAGGCCGTGGCCGCGTTCGAGAAAAGCTTGACCGAAGACCCCAACCTGGTCGAGGCCCACGAGTGGATCGCGCATATCTTGATTCTGCAGGGGGACTACGACGGCGCCATCGAGCGTTATCAGCGCATCGTCGCGCGGAACCCCTCGACCGATTCGAAGGTGAGCCTGGGGTTGGCGTACCTCCGCGTGGGCGACGTCGATATGGCCGCCAAAACGTTGTCGAACGCCGTGGCCGCGGACCCGGACCATTGTAAGGGGTGGAACAACCTCTCCATAGCGTACCTACGGCAAGGCAAAGTCGCCGACGCGCGCGCCGCGGCCGAACGGGCGGTGGCCCTCGAGCCGAGCTTCGCTTCGGCGCACGTCAACCTCGGCAACGTCGAGCTGCGCGAGGGCGATGCCGCGGCCGCCGTCGCGGCCTTCGAGAAGGCCATAGCGCTTGACGCCGCCCAGGCCGAAGCCTATTACGGCCTGGCCGAGGCCTATAAATATTTGGGCGAGGAGGGGAAGGCGGGGGATTACTACGTGCGGTACCTGAAGCGCGCCGGCCGGGACCAGGCGAGGCGGGAGGCCGCGGTCAAGTGGTTATGGGAACACGGCCGGGGCGTGGAGGTTCCCAAGTAG
- a CDS encoding FG-GAP-like repeat-containing protein: MGPRYYIKRLTISCVATLAAAWAATGNPQYLPGWPATGGSYHGSSPAVADVDGDGRREIAIATWDGKLNLFNAGGQLLAGFPVSTGVRSGERNSPALADLDGDKTLEVIHVSADGRIYAFDKRGTPLAGWPKELAAGAAGPAIQDFTSYGGLEIFAAAGATLFGLHGNGTVVGGWPVSLEGSAAGPPAVGDLDGDHRPEVVVAADRQVYAFSTSGGAVPGWPAAVDGKVVGAPVLADVDGDGRTEVLVGTTAGSTYVIDATGNIRAGWPQSLEPKPITTPAAVGDVEGRGALTLVFVGGATHINSATLAAFDADGRPRPGFPKQINRTVAAAPLIVDADGDGLPEILLATYDGSLLAFEKNGALTGGFPLKLQGNGVTSTPAAADVDDDGFMDLVVAAQNGFLEVFRTDAAYDPSVNPWPMYGGNHWRTAKYRAPAANRQTFELSARGGGITVRWKADPRTGRLGWAVFKGIKDTVSGNVVYFELAYVDEQPTPSYSYRDDKIDDGVIYYYKLEERVSSGASYTYGPKAIRAVGGSATKARSAITSCYPNPFATRISIAYEVAPVEDRESKTSIAVYDISGKLIRTIVNEANPPGKYVAEWDGTDSRGVPVASGVYLANLRAGEGTPPSTKTLVLVR; this comes from the coding sequence ATGGGCCCGCGGTATTACATAAAGCGCTTAACAATTTCCTGCGTCGCGACGTTGGCGGCGGCGTGGGCCGCTACCGGGAACCCCCAGTACCTCCCCGGTTGGCCCGCGACCGGCGGTTCTTATCACGGCTCGTCCCCCGCGGTCGCGGACGTCGACGGCGACGGCCGCCGCGAAATCGCGATCGCCACCTGGGACGGCAAGCTGAACTTATTCAACGCCGGCGGCCAACTCCTGGCCGGGTTCCCGGTCTCTACGGGCGTGCGGAGCGGGGAGCGCAATTCGCCCGCCCTTGCCGACCTGGACGGCGATAAGACGTTGGAGGTTATCCACGTCTCCGCCGACGGCCGCATCTACGCCTTCGACAAGCGAGGAACGCCGCTCGCCGGTTGGCCCAAGGAATTAGCCGCCGGCGCCGCGGGGCCCGCCATTCAGGACTTCACGAGTTACGGCGGCCTCGAAATATTCGCCGCCGCCGGCGCTACGCTGTTCGGCCTCCACGGCAACGGCACGGTCGTAGGCGGGTGGCCCGTTTCGCTCGAAGGTTCGGCGGCGGGGCCGCCGGCGGTGGGCGACCTCGACGGCGACCACCGGCCGGAAGTCGTCGTCGCGGCCGACCGGCAGGTCTACGCCTTCTCGACCTCGGGCGGCGCCGTTCCGGGCTGGCCGGCGGCGGTGGACGGGAAAGTGGTCGGCGCGCCGGTTTTAGCCGACGTAGACGGCGACGGCCGAACGGAGGTTCTGGTAGGGACCACCGCCGGTTCGACGTACGTCATCGACGCGACCGGGAACATCCGGGCGGGGTGGCCGCAATCCCTCGAGCCGAAGCCGATAACGACCCCCGCGGCCGTGGGCGACGTAGAAGGGCGCGGCGCATTAACGTTGGTATTCGTCGGCGGCGCGACCCACATTAATAGCGCGACGCTCGCGGCCTTCGACGCCGACGGCAGGCCGCGACCGGGCTTCCCCAAACAAATAAACCGCACCGTAGCCGCGGCCCCGCTTATAGTCGACGCCGACGGCGACGGCCTCCCCGAAATATTACTCGCCACGTACGACGGCTCGCTTTTGGCCTTCGAGAAAAACGGGGCGCTTACCGGCGGGTTTCCTCTTAAACTCCAAGGGAACGGCGTAACGTCGACGCCGGCGGCCGCGGACGTGGACGACGACGGCTTCATGGACCTCGTCGTGGCCGCGCAGAACGGCTTCCTCGAGGTCTTCCGTACCGACGCGGCCTACGACCCCTCCGTCAACCCCTGGCCTATGTACGGCGGCAACCACTGGCGTACCGCTAAATACCGCGCGCCGGCGGCGAATCGCCAAACGTTCGAATTATCCGCCCGCGGCGGCGGGATCACCGTTCGGTGGAAAGCCGACCCGCGAACCGGCCGTTTGGGATGGGCCGTATTCAAGGGCATAAAAGACACCGTGAGCGGCAACGTCGTGTATTTCGAGTTGGCGTACGTCGACGAACAGCCGACGCCCTCATACAGCTACCGCGACGATAAAATCGACGACGGCGTAATTTATTACTACAAACTCGAGGAGCGCGTATCCTCCGGCGCGTCCTACACCTACGGGCCCAAAGCCATACGGGCCGTAGGCGGCAGCGCGACGAAAGCCCGAAGCGCTATCACGAGTTGTTACCCTAACCCCTTCGCGACGCGGATTAGCATCGCCTACGAAGTCGCCCCGGTCGAAGACCGGGAATCTAAAACGTCGATAGCGGTATACGATATTTCCGGGAAATTAATACGCACCATCGTGAACGAGGCCAACCCGCCCGGCAAGTACGTCGCGGAGTGGGACGGCACCGACAGCCGCGGCGTACCGGTGGCCAGCGGCGTATACTTGGCGAACCTCCGCGCCGGCGAAGGCACGCCCCCTTCCACCAAGACGCTCGTCCTCGTGCGGTGA
- a CDS encoding VTT domain-containing protein codes for MVICRVKVLAEIARNKYLLALAASLAALFAASFLMPPAARGLTRFFAYMSLASNTIPLPATPLVIYMGREYPWVVVALLGGAATSLANLLDYEVFSSVFKTKLLRRIKESEHSQASIRAFSRVAFPTLVAVNFVLFTWDLVRLVAIAAKYPRAKYAAATFIGRTARYAVLAVAGELFEPPIWAIGVVAVVLALPAFASWLRARLRRRAAKDDEGEG; via the coding sequence GTGGTAATATGCCGCGTGAAAGTCCTCGCCGAAATCGCCCGCAACAAGTACCTGTTGGCGTTGGCCGCGTCTTTGGCCGCGCTCTTCGCCGCAAGCTTCCTAATGCCCCCCGCGGCGCGCGGGTTGACGCGCTTCTTCGCCTATATGTCGCTGGCCTCCAACACTATCCCGCTGCCGGCGACGCCGTTAGTGATATATATGGGGCGGGAATACCCTTGGGTAGTGGTGGCGCTCTTGGGCGGCGCGGCGACGTCGCTGGCCAACCTCCTCGACTACGAGGTCTTCTCTAGCGTCTTCAAGACGAAACTGCTGCGCAGGATAAAGGAGAGCGAACATTCCCAGGCCAGCATCCGGGCCTTTTCGCGGGTGGCTTTCCCGACGCTGGTGGCCGTTAACTTCGTTCTGTTTACGTGGGACCTGGTCCGGTTGGTTGCCATCGCGGCAAAGTATCCGCGGGCGAAGTACGCCGCGGCCACGTTCATAGGCCGGACCGCGCGCTACGCCGTCCTGGCTGTGGCGGGGGAATTATTCGAGCCGCCGATATGGGCCATCGGCGTCGTGGCCGTCGTGCTGGCGCTGCCGGCGTTTGCCTCGTGGCTCCGCGCCCGGTTGCGCCGCCGGGCCGCGAAGGACGATGAAGGCGAGGGATAA
- a CDS encoding tetratricopeptide repeat protein, giving the protein MRNLTLIAIAVAAATWAFAQEAPPSARPALTFMPFADESPGSGAEVPPVPGMPFDVEAPMPWLGDGIPALLELALERSAAVNLLRRADLALGLKRNRDLELAPDTPVGDVSDVAKREGVTHVVAGYFYKEGKDLSFKVRVWPVGEEVLRVPQLEVLEESKAELERLGRELTESGEELRKLMTDPSLAWEAKKDRAAAIRDEMDAKNARMAEIAAEIKKSVPPAEYAVEVNRVRLEELDELADELAEMLTDPGIKMDEKQRRAEVLRAKIREAAEGIAEIVVVIPKGRSKEFAGGADDLFALTDEAAKFVLEATGAETAGYVTRQPTSDMEAFKWFAKGASRYYTGEQISFFLRAADKDPTFAEAHLRLGLAYLKEKAYADAAAELEESRGLADFYPSAAVGLAAGSRKEKPEDTEAAGYFYLEALAVDSSYAPAFDGLGGMYFAAGDYEKARENYDNFIAVWPTNKDGYYALGNTLWLMGRDNSDWKSLLRAAIESYEKSLSVDPDFAACHYNLASVYKIFEDVEKASYHYVQYIKLEPESPKSKDIVETVEGWLPKFAPGSAIREEVEAAINAWKAEYGPE; this is encoded by the coding sequence ATGCGTAACTTAACCTTGATAGCGATAGCCGTCGCGGCGGCGACGTGGGCCTTTGCGCAGGAGGCGCCGCCTTCCGCGCGGCCGGCCTTGACCTTTATGCCCTTTGCCGACGAGTCGCCCGGCTCCGGCGCGGAGGTGCCGCCCGTTCCCGGGATGCCGTTCGACGTCGAGGCGCCGATGCCGTGGCTCGGCGACGGCATTCCCGCCTTATTGGAGCTCGCGCTCGAGCGCTCGGCCGCGGTCAACCTGTTGCGGCGGGCGGACCTGGCGCTGGGCCTTAAGAGAAACCGGGATTTGGAGCTCGCGCCTGATACGCCGGTGGGGGACGTTAGCGACGTCGCGAAGCGAGAGGGCGTGACGCACGTCGTGGCCGGGTATTTCTACAAAGAAGGTAAGGACCTCTCGTTCAAGGTACGGGTATGGCCCGTCGGCGAGGAGGTCCTCCGCGTCCCTCAGCTCGAGGTTTTAGAGGAAAGCAAGGCCGAGCTGGAACGCCTGGGCCGGGAGTTGACGGAATCGGGCGAAGAGCTCAGGAAGCTCATGACGGACCCGTCTCTCGCCTGGGAAGCGAAGAAGGACCGGGCCGCGGCGATCCGCGACGAGATGGACGCGAAGAACGCGCGGATGGCCGAAATCGCCGCAGAGATAAAGAAATCCGTTCCCCCCGCCGAATACGCGGTGGAGGTAAACCGGGTGCGGCTGGAGGAGTTGGACGAACTGGCGGACGAACTGGCCGAAATGCTTACCGACCCGGGGATAAAAATGGATGAGAAGCAGCGCCGCGCCGAAGTCTTACGGGCCAAGATCCGGGAGGCGGCCGAGGGGATAGCTGAAATCGTCGTCGTCATCCCCAAAGGGCGGTCCAAGGAATTCGCCGGCGGCGCGGACGACCTGTTCGCGTTGACCGACGAAGCGGCCAAGTTCGTGCTCGAGGCGACCGGCGCCGAAACGGCGGGCTACGTGACGCGCCAACCGACCTCGGATATGGAGGCGTTCAAATGGTTCGCGAAGGGCGCTTCCCGATACTACACCGGCGAGCAGATAAGCTTCTTCCTGCGCGCCGCCGACAAGGACCCCACGTTCGCCGAAGCCCATTTACGTTTAGGGTTGGCGTACCTGAAGGAGAAGGCGTACGCCGACGCCGCGGCGGAACTCGAGGAATCCCGCGGCCTCGCCGACTTTTATCCCTCCGCCGCGGTGGGGTTAGCCGCCGGCTCGCGTAAAGAAAAGCCGGAGGACACGGAAGCGGCGGGGTACTTCTACTTGGAAGCGCTGGCCGTCGACTCCTCTTACGCGCCCGCCTTCGACGGCCTGGGCGGAATGTACTTCGCCGCCGGCGACTACGAGAAAGCGCGTGAGAACTACGATAATTTCATTGCCGTCTGGCCCACGAACAAGGACGGTTACTACGCCCTCGGCAACACGTTGTGGCTCATGGGTAGGGATAACTCGGACTGGAAGTCTCTTCTGCGCGCGGCGATCGAGTCCTACGAGAAGTCGTTGTCCGTCGACCCCGACTTTGCGGCTTGTCATTACAACTTGGCCTCGGTATATAAAATCTTCGAGGACGTGGAAAAGGCGAGTTACCATTACGTGCAGTACATCAAGCTTGAGCCCGAATCCCCGAAGAGTAAGGATATCGTGGAGACGGTCGAGGGTTGGCTTCCCAAATTCGCGCCGGGCTCCGCGATACGGGAAGAGGTCGAGGCCGCCATAAACGCGTGGAAGGCGGAATACGGCCCGGAATGA
- a CDS encoding radical SAM protein, which translates to MGFKDKVREFALNQTINRMADLATKGDPDKNLRRIIKLGEKITSDPLWVDAIQGFKYRLDINHPLMEIARRFMKEFNPNVRRRLLTNLVVKEGLVGADKRHKVEEKIGFYPPTLLVISPTMRCNITCTGCYAAQYPKKYEMEPELIDRIFTEAKEMGIHLIVISGGEPLFHADMMDLIEKHADIGFQMYTNGTLIDEKMAKRIAKTGNLIPCISLEGLKEETDNRRGEGVFEKCSEAFDYMRKEGVCFGFSATCTRYNLDAITSPEFIDFVERKGCTLGWYFTYIPIGRDPDTSLMPTPAQRYTLGARIRRVRETRTVFAADFWNDGPHVDGCIMGGKRYFHVNVHGDVEPCVFAQFTVDNVRDKPLVECLRSDFFREFRNRQPFSKDLRRPCAIIDNPGVLRECVRKCGARPSYDANIKLITELAEDLDAYAEKFEAEVDEYSRKYDGDPYCEFGEVEQTGWVPPSKKKKQRVKAR; encoded by the coding sequence ATGGGCTTTAAAGACAAAGTCCGGGAGTTCGCGTTAAACCAGACTATAAACCGGATGGCGGACCTGGCCACCAAAGGCGACCCGGACAAAAATTTAAGGCGCATTATAAAGCTCGGCGAGAAGATAACCAGCGACCCGCTGTGGGTGGACGCCATCCAGGGCTTCAAGTACCGCCTCGACATTAACCACCCGCTGATGGAAATAGCCCGGCGCTTCATGAAGGAGTTCAACCCCAACGTGCGCCGGCGGCTTTTAACCAACTTGGTCGTGAAGGAGGGCCTCGTCGGCGCCGACAAGCGGCACAAGGTCGAGGAGAAGATCGGCTTCTACCCGCCGACGCTTCTCGTCATCTCGCCGACGATGCGCTGCAACATAACCTGCACCGGTTGCTACGCGGCGCAGTATCCCAAGAAGTACGAGATGGAGCCGGAGCTCATCGACCGCATCTTCACCGAGGCCAAGGAGATGGGCATCCACTTAATCGTCATCTCGGGAGGCGAGCCGCTCTTCCACGCCGACATGATGGACCTAATCGAGAAGCACGCCGACATCGGCTTCCAGATGTATACCAACGGGACCCTCATTGACGAGAAGATGGCCAAACGCATCGCGAAGACCGGCAATTTAATTCCGTGCATCAGCCTGGAGGGCCTCAAAGAGGAGACCGACAATCGCCGCGGCGAGGGCGTCTTCGAGAAGTGCTCGGAGGCGTTCGATTATATGAGAAAAGAGGGCGTGTGCTTCGGCTTCAGCGCCACCTGCACCCGCTACAACCTGGACGCCATTACCAGCCCGGAGTTCATCGACTTCGTGGAGCGTAAGGGCTGTACGCTGGGCTGGTACTTCACGTATATCCCCATAGGCCGCGACCCGGACACGTCGCTCATGCCGACGCCGGCGCAGCGGTACACGCTGGGCGCGCGCATCCGCCGCGTCCGCGAGACCCGCACCGTCTTCGCCGCCGACTTCTGGAACGACGGCCCCCACGTCGACGGCTGCATCATGGGCGGCAAGCGGTACTTCCACGTCAACGTCCACGGGGACGTCGAGCCGTGCGTCTTCGCCCAATTCACCGTCGACAACGTGCGCGACAAGCCGCTGGTCGAGTGCCTGCGCAGCGACTTCTTCCGCGAGTTCCGCAACCGCCAACCGTTCAGCAAGGACTTACGGCGGCCCTGCGCCATCATCGACAATCCCGGCGTACTCCGCGAGTGCGTCCGGAAGTGCGGCGCCCGGCCCTCGTACGACGCCAATATAAAGTTGATTACGGAGTTGGCGGAAGACCTCGACGCCTACGCCGAGAAGTTCGAGGCCGAGGTCGACGAGTACAGCCGGAAGTACGACGGCGACCCTTATTGCGAGTTCGGCGAGGTCGAGCAGACGGGGTGGGTGCCGCCGTCGAAGAAGAAAAAGCAACGGGTCAAAGCCCGCTAG
- a CDS encoding macro domain-containing protein, producing MADELAVGDAVVELTQGDITAWRGDAIVNAANTSLVLGAGVAGAIAKRAGPTVQREALEKAPVGLGEVARTRAGLLPAKFVIHAAVMGEDRKTDAGAISRATRAALENAEAIGLKSIAFPALGTGVGGMPYDEAARAMLRTTLKYLSARETSRLKRVVFVLYDDAAAESFRKVLSAIRENS from the coding sequence ATGGCCGACGAACTCGCCGTTGGCGATGCGGTGGTCGAACTTACGCAAGGGGACATTACCGCCTGGCGCGGGGACGCCATCGTGAACGCGGCCAACACGTCGCTCGTATTGGGCGCCGGCGTGGCGGGCGCCATAGCGAAGCGAGCCGGCCCCACGGTGCAGCGCGAAGCCCTCGAGAAAGCCCCCGTCGGCCTGGGCGAGGTCGCACGCACCAGGGCCGGCTTGTTGCCGGCGAAGTTCGTCATCCACGCCGCGGTTATGGGAGAAGACCGCAAGACCGACGCCGGGGCCATCTCCCGGGCGACGAGGGCCGCGCTCGAGAACGCCGAGGCCATCGGCCTGAAGTCGATCGCCTTCCCGGCTTTGGGCACCGGCGTGGGGGGGATGCCGTACGACGAAGCCGCCCGGGCCATGCTCCGGACGACCCTGAAGTATCTCTCCGCGCGCGAAACGTCGCGGCTCAAGCGCGTCGTCTTCGTTCTCTACGACGACGCGGCGGCGGAGAGCTTCCGAAAAGTATTAAGCGCTATTCGCGAGAATTCGTAA